GCCACACCAGTCGATCGAGTTCCGGATTGAGGGCCTTTGGTCCCTGTCCGATCGGAGAGGTGCACGCCACGATCCCCGCATGGCCGACACGCCCGTCGAACCGCTCCGGCTGGCACCGTTGCTGCCGCGCCGTCCCCGGCCCCGGCTCGTCGTGCACGTGGACGGCTCCCCGGCCACCTACGGCGCGCTGGTGTGGGCGCTGCGCGAGGCCGCCCGCCGGGACGGCACCGTGCTCGCCGCCGGCGTGGTCGCCGACGCGCCGGACGGCCTGGTGCCCGCTCCCCGGTCGGCCGGCGAGCGCACGCGGGCCGCGGTGCGGGCACAGGTGGAGGCCCAGGTCGTGCGGGCGATCGCCGAGACCGGCGTGACCGGGCGGGTCCGCACGGCCACCGTCGAGCAGTCGGTGTTCGACGCGCTGGAGGCAGCCGGCCGC
This region of Geodermatophilus bullaregiensis genomic DNA includes:
- a CDS encoding universal stress protein; this translates as MADTPVEPLRLAPLLPRRPRPRLVVHVDGSPATYGALVWALREAARRDGTVLAAGVVADAPDGLVPAPRSAGERTRAAVRAQVEAQVVRAIAETGVTGRVRTATVEQSVFDALEAAGRGGDLVLVGGAGRTLLRPVVPRAGRRLARGA